The genomic segment ctgtcTGTTCGTACAATTGGAGAAAGAAAGTAGACATCTTTTTCGAAAGGGATAAACATCTCAAAACACAAATTATCCAGAGATTCACATGCAGAAAACgtgcaaatattttaattgaaagaaaCCCAAAATTTGTAGAAATAAAaggagaattttttttttgggaaaacAGGTGGGATTGTTGAACGTGGATGGGTACTACAACTCACTCTTATCATTCATAGACAAGGCTGTGGATGAAGGTTTCATAGCGCCAGCTGCCCGTGACATAATTGTCTCTGCCCAAACTGCCCAAGAACTCATGTGCAAGCTCGAGGTacatttttttccaaatctcCCCTAACCCAATACCACCTTTCCACATAGTCAAATGAAGTCAAAATGATCTGAGCCGTCCATTTTCTTTTGGCCCCCCCTTTCTGATGATGACTTTTTGACCAGGAGTATGAACCTAAACACTCTGAGGTGGCCTCCAAGCTAAGCTGGGAAATGGAGCAACAATTAGGTTTCACGGCAAAATCAGACATTGCTCGTTGACCTGATCATCACATTCATTCACACATGATCGACAAATTATGACCGTAGATTCTTAGCCATatacaacaacaacaacaacaacaagaaCAACCTTTGTAGATGCAAGCTCCACAGACAAGTTGCCGGTACCAGTGCCACACCACAGTTTCTTTTATTCCAGCTGTGGATCATGCTgtgaattcttttttcttttcttttttcttctggttgttattattaatattttttgccCTTTTGGTTTAATTAGAGTCTGACCTGGACAAACAATGTCAGTGACTTTCTTAGCTTCCTAAGTCGGTGATTGCTAATTCtgtatattttattctttcctttcttgaaATGATGGGTTGTTACATATTGCTTTCGACAAAAGAAGTTGATGGGGATGGGCAGGGGCAACAGGGAAGAACCAGCAGAGGAAAAAACAGGAAATGTCCAGCAAAAGAATGTATATTTTCCTCCAACTTTCAGTACCCATTACCTTATTTTCAGCTTTGAAACCATTGAAATCAACAGTCAAATCCAGAACGTGCAAGTTTTTCTGTTCCATTCGATATACCATTCCGATATTcctttttatcttaatttagcAATGTATGCCTGACTACTCTGATGCCTAAAAAAGGCATGGTACTTGCAATcaagttaaaaggtgatttccAAGTGGAAGTTAGGAGCAAGCATGCATGCCTGAAATGCTAATGATGGATTGCGAAGAGTGGCGTGCAAGAGCAAAGACGTTACGCAAATAATTGTTCATGATTGATAGTTTTTTAAGGAGTTAATAGTGGGGCGAAAGGACAGTAGGGGTTGGGAGTAAAAACAAGACCACGTTGGTGATTTTGAGTGGACACTGGTGAGAAGGTACTGGACACCTGGACTTGACCGTACCCAAGGAGCATACACAAAGTGCTTCGTGTGCAAAAGGCTGAGAGCGAGAAAGTAATGGTCGAGAGTGAGTGGACCTTCCCCTACCATTTTTGGGTTCACGATGGCCTTTTGATGGCTGTCTGTTAGGTAAAAGAGCCCTTGGGACATTGCACTAGTAAGTGGCTTTCGTTGTGGATGAAGGGCATTCGCCCATTTGCTGACGACTTGGGCTGTCATTGTGATCCAAAAGGAAGGAACCCCAATTGCATTTCCTTGTCACAGCGCTGTCTCACCTCTTTCGCGTTTTGCAAATTCCAGCTTTGGATGAGCATGAACTCGATATTGTCATGAGCAAGTCAATTGTACAGTGAGTGGTTAACCAAGGCCTTCGGATCTGTATCTGTCCATTTCCAGGCTCGCGTGACAAACGTGGAGAAGATAATTCTCTGCTCAAGGTTGTTCGACTTATATGAGGAAATACTTCTTATTGAACATAGCAGCAGACTTGACTTTTTACTCGTACCCTTTTGGTGACTTTTGTTAAGCAAAGCTCATATATTTCAAGGTAGATATCAGATTCATCTTCAGTTCTGTCATTGCACTCAAATTTATGTTTGTTTCCCAGAATTATATCTGATCATATACCCAATTAATGAACCAAACCGAAATCGAACAGACTAAGAAATATAACTGAAATACACAGCGATCGAAAGATGGAACTCGCATATAATCACCAGTTGAAAAGATACATATCTGGGGCTATCCCTCCAAAATACACCAAAAAAACTCAGTGCAGGCGAGCCACATCTGAGTTGACCCTCGTCAAACGCGGTGTTTCATACAGCTACATATAGTACAAACAAATCTGTAATTGGTTATAGACTACAGCTACTTTAGGTGAAGGATTTAACTGCAGAAGAGGTAGTCACCAAACTTGAGAGGAGGCCAACAATAATGGCACCGTTATATGTGGTTGGCTCTGCTTGCATTGAGTTGTTCCGGGAATCAATGTATGTTTCATTTAGGAAAGGGCCACCGAGAAGAGCTCCAATAGCTACGTTAGGATTGGGTTTAGTTGAATCAAGCCACTTGAAGCCATCTTTGCAACCAGTAGTTGCATCAGCTGGAATTGAAGCTCCTCTGTGATGCACATATTGTGGGTATTTATCCCCGTACCCCACAAGAAAGCTCATTTTCAAGGGATTACTGCCCAAGACATAATCAGCCTGGAAGCAAAGATTGTTATAGTACTATTATTAAGCTGGTATGAGACTTTAAGAGGAATATCtgcatttttttatgataCATATTTCTCACACAATGTAAACAGCATACCTGTGATTTGGCAAACTTTCTAAGATCTGATGGTTTGAATGAATCGTCACCACACTTCAGCTTTGGAGTCCGTGATGTAAGCATGTAATCACTGTAAAGAGCAGCTAAAAATGCAGAAGCAACAGGATGCTGCAGAGCATTCCATTCACTGACCCATATAAGACCACCTGCACCAGAAAGACAATACTGGTAAATTAAAGAGGTCTCAAGAAGACAAGAATTGGAATGGCTAGTTCACTTTGCAAGTGGTTTTAGTGACCTGAGTGCATTAATCCTCCCTAAAATTAGAAGTGCAAATATGCCAATAAAGGTCTGGTAGTAATATTTACAGTCCAAAAAATCAGGATATGAATTTGGTAAACTAGGTATAATGGGTATCTAATCTCAAGACAACTTTTATTGCTTAAATCTCTCCAGTGTTCTCTTTCTGACTTCTAACTGTCTCGATATATAACAGCACATGGCTTAAGGAACTTGATGATCCATTATGATGCCTATTGAAATACACAGCAAGCATCAATGACTAAATTGATTTATTAGTCTAAAATCTTTTGATATGATAATGAACTTTCTTtgaaccttttctttttgtcaaaTTCAAGATCTGCATAGCACAAATATGCATCTAAGTCACCTAGCTTTGAAGAAGACATTACCATCTGTTCTGCTGGATGTCGCAGATGGAGACTTTGGTAGAAGGCCGCACATAACATCCTCAGCAGACTTCCTATAGTTTTCAAGGCCAGAATTCTGAGAGGCACCTTTGGCACCAAAGAAGCTTAACCTGGAAAGCAAAACCTGCAATGATGTAGCATAATCAGccaaaaagtaagaaaaaaccTATGCAAAATTCCTGGTTCTGATATGTATTTAAACAGCAGTAAGAGCAAATTAAAATGAAGCAGAGCCATACACAGAATCTGACAAAAGAGGCCAGATATCCTACAATAGTTGAACTCAGGTcagaaaataaagaattgcAACTGAAACAGAATAGTCATCATGCTCATGTCTTAGCACAACAAAGCGATGCATATCTCACTATTACATTAAACATTATCAAGAATGTGGACTAAATATAGACAGAGAATTACTTTCCTTCAAATATTCCTCAACCTAAATGCTTTGAGGTTATAAGAATGTTGGCAGATAAACCTTCCAATGAAGCTCTTTAATTTTGCATCTTTACAAATGAACAAATGATCCACGGAGTTCAAACAAGATGCGCCAGAAATGAACTCAAGTTATTCCTACCTATTTTCACAAAACCTCACTAAATGTGCATACAAATTGAGACCTTGGACTTACTAATATCATCACAATGCTTGACATAAGTCTATAAAAtgaaggtaaaaaaaaaaaaagagacgATAGCATCTTGCTTCAAAATTCTGTAAAAAGGGAACCTTACCTGGGTTCCAGCAAGTTTATTGTCCCAGCTAAACCAGGTTGGACTTCCCCATTCAGCAAACTCTTCTCCGTTTTTGCCAGTCACATATCGAAGGTATGATTGGTCACCCGTTGCATGATAGAGCCAGCTTGCTGCCCATAAGAGCTCATCCCCATATCCTGTTGAATTGTAATATGTTGCAACTTCTGGGATGTTCTCACTGTAAGAACCTCTATGATTGTCTGCAAAAGTAAAAAGTTGCTTGGCATGCTTAAGAAGCGTGCTTGAATATGTGGAGTCAGCTGTCTTAAACACCAGAGATGCTGAAGCCATAGCTGCAGCTGTTTCAGCTGCAACCTCTGTCCCTGGAACAGATGTGTTCACCATGGTGAGGGGCCTTTTCTCTGTCATATCCTCAGGCCTGTCCCAACATTTATGGTCTGCTTCAGGGTCACCCACCTGCCTCAGTGTTGCAAGCCAAAAAGTAGGAGTTAATGTATATTTCAGAGgcgtgatttttttttaaaaggattatGCAACTATCAATTAGATCACACCATCTTCGATTCCAAATCAAGTATGTTTCGCAATACAACTGCAGAAGTGGGAAAAGGTTTCTCATTTTGTAAAATACAACATCAGAAATACCAGACCATAAGTTTGAGGCTTAGAATCAATTGCTAAACTCCAAAGATATCCCTGATCTAAAACCTTTGATTAAAACCCCAAGCCATTTTGATAATTCAGAATATAAACTACTACGGCAAGATGAGGTGaacaaaaacaatttaaatgcGCTTGCGGAATCACTCATGTATATACACACACTATCCAAAAAAGTAGATGGCAGTTAATAACAATGACAACCTGAATATAGAGCACGTTCTCTGAAGGATGAGCATTTATAAGGTAATCAGTAATCCACTTGAGAGATTCTTGAGCAGGTTCCAGTTGATTCACTGCCTCCATCTGATCTCCATACTCAAGGATAGCCCATGATAAAACTGTAGCAGTAAATGCTAATGGAAAACCAAACTTCATGTGATCCCCAGCATCATACATCCCCTTGGAAAGATCCAACTTCGCTTCACTTCCATCCTTAAGCCCCGAATCTCCTCTCCATGATATCTTATTATCCACTAACTTACCAGCTGCGACAACAAACAAGACCTCAAATATTTACTAAGAA from the Theobroma cacao cultivar B97-61/B2 chromosome 8, Criollo_cocoa_genome_V2, whole genome shotgun sequence genome contains:
- the LOC18591535 gene encoding endoglucanase 2; the encoded protein is MGKESKSKGCLGWFLVIVILALVVGAVVYAIKQKMDHSDDDKAAPVPGPPGAIDKKYADALKIAMQFFDVQKSGKLVDNKISWRGDSGLKDGSEAKLDLSKGMYDAGDHMKFGFPLAFTATVLSWAILEYGDQMEAVNQLEPAQESLKWITDYLINAHPSENVLYIQVGDPEADHKCWDRPEDMTEKRPLTMVNTSVPGTEVAAETAAAMASASLVFKTADSTYSSTLLKHAKQLFTFADNHRGSYSENIPEVATYYNSTGYGDELLWAASWLYHATGDQSYLRYVTGKNGEEFAEWGSPTWFSWDNKLAGTQVLLSRLSFFGAKGASQNSGLENYRKSAEDVMCGLLPKSPSATSSRTDGGLIWVSEWNALQHPVASAFLAALYSDYMLTSRTPKLKCGDDSFKPSDLRKFAKSQADYVLGSNPLKMSFLVGYGDKYPQYVHHRGASIPADATTGCKDGFKWLDSTKPNPNVAIGALLGGPFLNETYIDSRNNSMQAEPTTYNGAIIVGLLSSLVTTSSAVKSFT